The window CACGGCAGGCACCTCACCATCGCTTACCGCGAGGGAATTAGAGGTGGTGCAATACGCAGCAAAGGGCAAGACAAATAAGATAATTGCCAGCGAGTTGGGACTAAGTGAACATACCGTAAAGAATTATCTCTTCAGGGCATTTGAGAAATTGGGCGTTTCCAGTCGAGTCGAATTGCTCTTCTATCTGACACTCAAAGGGCATACGTTCAGTGCTTCCCGAATTGAAAGCGTCGATGAGACTCTCGTTGTCGAGTAATCAGGATAACGAGATCCCATGACGAAGCCGGTGATATCGCCTACATCGCTCGCTCCCTATCGGTGATGTCCACCAAAGATGCCTCCGGAATGGCCTCCTTTTTCAGAATGACCGTGGCCTGATTTTCCTCCCCCGCTCGAATATTTTGGTTCATGTCCGCCGCCGAAGGCATGGAAACCGCTCGATTTCGGCTGCTTTCCGGAATATCCGTCAAATCCCCGGCCTCCAAACCCGCCCGATGATCGATCGCTAAACTTGCCCCGTTGAAAGTCAGACGCAGGCGCGCGATATGCCTGTTGCGGGGGATTGTAGACCGGGTTCGGCCTGGCTCCATAGCCGCCTCCAGGCGCGCTGCGAAAGCCCGATCCGTAGCCGAACCCAGGGTTCGGGCGGTCGTAATTCTGTATCCTGTTTGCTGGCGGTTCGACGCGGTTATAGGCCATCATGGGCGGATGAGCGTAGCCAGGTCCTTGCGATGGGTTGCCGTGGTAATTGCCCTGTGTCGGCAGCCTTTCCCCATACCTGTCTGCGGGTCGGGCGTAGCTTAATCCGTTGGGCCGGTTGTTGGAATTCCAGCCGCGGTATCCGTGAGGGGATTCACCGGGCCGGCCAGAGTTGACTGGATTCTGGGGCCGGTAGAGGTTGTTCGAAGATCTCGCAGACATCGCTCCTCGGTTGAATGCGGCGCGGGGCCCTCCATGCGGCAGCCCCCAATCGGCAACGGTGTTACTGTGCGAATAGTAGGCTGAATTATGAAAAAGCAGCGAGTGCGTTAGCCAGTCCAGTCCCCAACCAAGCCATCCAAAGCTGGTGTGGCTAAAGGCGGACATAGCAATGCCCAAACCGTAGCGAATCGCGCCTGAGCCGAACGATGAGCCGAAGAATGATCCGAGAGCACCCCCAAGGGAAAATCCCCGATAGGGTTGGATCGGCTGCCCGTAGACGGTCCACGGATCGTATGCCGGAACATAGACCACTTGCGGGTTGACCGGAGCTAACTGAATATAGCCCTGGTCGTAGTTCACCCCTTCCTGGGGAGTGCTCTGAAGGTTCCCAGCCGCCTCCGCGCGCTGACGCATCACCTGCACCACGTCCAATACGTCTTGCGGCTGGTTGTAATAGGCGTTGCCCAGAGCGATGGTCCAACGAAGGTTCTGATCCATCTCTGCCAGGACCTGTGGGAAGGCAGTCAGAGCTTTCAGGCTCGGGTCCCAGTTCTGCGAATCTGCTCCGGCAGCAATCTGATCGGGGGATGCGTAGCCCTGCGCCTGTCTCCAATGATCGGCGTCAACCACCTGCGCGGGATAGGTGGCCGCAGCCAACACTTGCGCGACGAGAGTATCCGGATAAAGGGCAATGGGTGCTACAAGTTGTTCCAATTGCTCGGTATTGAGTGCCTGCGCCGGCGGCTGCCCCCCTCCATAGGCTGGTTGCTGGTATTGGCCACCGATGTCTGGGTAGGATTGCGGAGGGTACGAAGGCGATTGTCCGTATTGCCGCGGAGGCGCGTAAACCGGCGGCTGCTGTCCGTAGGGTTGTTGCTGCGGGTACGGCGGCTGCCCATATCCTGGTTGCTGATCGGGAGAGTATTGTGCCCCGTACGGATCATCCTGCGGCCACCCCTGTCCTGGCGGCATGGGCTGTTGCGCGAGTAGTGTACCTTGTCCCGAGGAAAACAGAATGAGCAGCAACACAGGCGCGATGTAGCGTCGCGGTTGTTTCCTCACGCTTTCAGATCTGCTGCGTTTGCCAGAAGAATTACGAAGAAGTAGATCCGGCGGCTCGCTCCAAACGATCTGATCAGTCTGGTCAATCATCGGCTCAATTGGATACTTTGGCAGGCAAGAAGAGCTGGCAAAACGCGTTAAGCGCCGGTGTGCTTGGGATTCCATCTTCCCTCTCAGTGGCACGCGTTACCTCAAATCGAGGAAACCGGCGCGCCAACGACCGTCGCAACTTGCTTTTGCTAGCGACGGTCTAATACCAAAACGCTTCGTCGTGCTCCTTTCCGTCGGGCGTCAGAGCAAACGCGGTCGGAAAGCGAAGAGCGGTTGCCTAGCGTGAACCCGGATTTCCTCCATTAGTTCCGGGAAAACGGTTCGATTTTCTCGAAATTCTTGCGATCCAGAAGCGCCAAGCCCGGCGCCTTGGACGCCGTTCGTTCCCGGCAATCCGAGAAATCTACTCAACGTCCGCCCAGTTGTCTTCCGGGTTTCGGTCGACAAGCTTGCTGTAAGGATCGATCGCCGCTCGCGTCGGCTTTTCATTCACGATGAACTCATACCTAGTCCGCGGCTGGGTAATCCAGACCTTTTCTGTGTGCAACGGCTCTTCGGAGTCTTTTTTGCCCTTGAAGACACCCACTTCGATCAGGTCGTGAATCGGGATCTGCGTCTCAGCGCCCTCTCCGTTGGCTCGCAACTTCTTAGCGTCCACCACGAGCGTCACTTTGTACTTGTGATCCGGTGTCTCCTGCACTTTGGCTGAAACGGCCTTGTTGTCATAAAGCGTAATGGTCTCAAAGAGATCCGTGACCATGTACTGGAGCTCAGACGGCGTCTCCTTGCGCAGCGATTCGACCAATGCGCGCGTATCCGGATAGGGAGGGCCATTCATCTTCCACTGATCCAGAAATTCCTTCAGGGCCAGGTTGAGCTTATCCTCGCCAATGGCGTCTGACAGAGCGTAGAAGGCCATCGAGCCCTTCTGGTACCAGACATACGGCTCGTTTTGGACAAGAACCAACGGCGGCTCATGGCGAACCTCGCCCGCGCGGCCACGCAGGTACCCATCCAATTCATGCTTGAGAAAGCGGCGCATGTGCGCGTCGCCGTATCTGTGCTCCATGACGCGTAGCGCGGAATATTCGGCAAGGCTCTCGGACATCATGTTGGAGCCCTTTTCAAATCCGCCGACCAGTTGATGACCCCACCACTGATGCCCGAGTTCATGCGCTGTCACGAACCACGTAAAATCAATGTCCTCAGGCCGCTGCAGGCGGCCGATGAAGCCTATGCCCTCCGAAAATGGAACAGTATTTGGAAAGGACTGCGCAAAACCACGATAGCGTGGAAATTCAATGATCCGGTACTGTCCGAACTGATACGGCCCGTAGTTTCGCGTGTAGTAATCGAGGCCCGCCTTGGACGCACCGATCATCTTGTCCAGATCGTAGGTGTGCGACGGCAGGTAATAGACCTCGATCTTGACGTCGTTCCAGGTGTCGCGCTTCACGGCGTAATTCCCGGAGATGTAGCTGACGAAGTCCTGAATCCGCGTCGAGCCCATGCTGTATTCGAAATAGCGTCGGCCGTTCTGCTGCCACTCCCGCGCGAGATAGCCCGGAGAGATGGCGATCTGCGAGGGCGAAGTGCTGACCACCGTGTGGTAGGTGATGAAATCCGAATCCGGGCTGAAGAGATCGGTGTTCATGCCATAAGCGTCGCCTCGGTCGGGCAGCTCCTCCTGTGTACCCAGGCCCTCTTCGCGCCGGCGCACAGGGTTGTCTAGCTCTCGGTTTTGGTCGTAGCCAAGAGAGGGAAAATAGCCGGCGTCGAAGAAGGTTCCGTTGTAAACGAACTGTGCTTCTTCGCCGTTGTTGCGAAAGCCCGGGTTTTCGTACGCGCAGACGAAGCGGACCTGGATCTGGTCGCCGGGGGCTAGCGGCGTAGCCAGATGGTAGATCCAGAAGCCGCGTTTTGCATCAGACAAGGTGATCGTTGCAGGACGATCGAAAATAATCGACTTGAGCGATCGCTGACCGTTGGTAATGTAGATATCCGAGATTGGTTTGCCGCTCTTGTTCAGCGCGTTGTAAGTACCAGTGGCATGAAAACGCCGCTGCTCGGGAAAGATGTCAACCTGTGTATCGACGGCCGTCACCTTCGGGATGGGCACGCGTTCATATTTCTTGTAGAGTTTTTCGTAATCGGCTTGCAGCTTTCTCCCATCCTGGTCGGTCAGGAACGGATTGAGAATATGGGTATTGTAGTAGTACCAACCGCCGCTGCCGATGATCGCGAGGATGGGCACAATCAGCAGCACCGCGTAAGCCGGCAGCGACCGCTTCGCAGTTCGAAGACGTGAACCGAGGTCGGTCTCCGCGCCTCTCCGCGCAAGCAGGCTGGCGATGACTCCGAATAGAACAGCCCAAGCCATCCGATACACCGTAGACCAGAGAATGGGCTGGACAAAGTGACCATAGCCGTTCATATCCGAGTATTGATAAAAAACGATGTCATCGAAGAGGTAGAGCCTGTCCGGGAAGCCGATTCGTTCGAAGATCGGCGGAATCAGGAAGATGCCGATGACAATTCCGTGGGCGATGAACTTGTTACTGACAACTGTCTGAAGGAAAAAGGCAAGCAGCGCGAAGATCACCACCTGCGGAAAAGTGACTAGATATAGTTCTTTGAAGTACTGCAGGAACTCATAGTTGTAGTAACCGGCAATGGTCTGCGAGAGCACGCCGCAAAACATGACAACTGCGAGCAAAAACAACTCGGCCGCACCGAGCGCAGCGAGCTTGCCCAACGTATCGATCCAGCTTGGATACGGTAGCGCGTCATGGATTTGCTCGAAACGTGTGTCGCGTTCGCGCCAGACAAGCTCCCCGGCGTACATGGTGGCGATGATAAGGAAGAAGAGAATTCCACCGCCCTCAACCGCTTCCAGCATGTAGTAGGTGACCGGCCAGACATCCGCATCCGAGCGATTTCCTGCGAAGTGGCCATTGACCATGCAGATGACGATCATCACCAGCGTGATAGCCCAGAAGGGTATCTCGCGAAAGATATTGCGAAAATGTATTCGAGTAAGGGATGCGAATTGCCGAAGGCGCGTGCTGAAATCGAAGTTGGTTGATACCCTGGGCAGCAGATTGTGGAACCTCGGCGCAGGCGGAGCGGTGGACTCTTGCAGCTCCTTCTTTTGTTTGCGGCTCTTGCGTGCGGTCAAAGCCTCCGCAGACATGGGGAAGAGCTGAAACACGGCCGCCAGCGCGAGCAGACCTGCGGAGCCCCAGACCCCCCTATTCCATAGAAACATATCCTTGATGGGGATCCACAGAGTATTCCTCTCTACAACGGTCCAATAGCGGGTCACGCTGCCTGCCAATAGCAGGCCAATGGGGTCGAACACGGCAGGCCAGAACGGGTTCAGGCTTCGAGTCTGCTGAACCGCGATCAGGCCGATAAAGTAAATCGCGTAAAGAGCCGCTCCTTGCAGGTAAACCACGATCACACGCCGAGTCAGTGCAGCGACCAGGAAGAAAAGAGTCCCTAGAAAGAAAATTTCGGGGACCACGATCACAGCGTAGTGATATGCCAGCATGGCCAGGTCCACAGGCGCGATGCGGGTATGGTCCGCCCACGGCGCGAAGCCGCCCAGAATCTCTCCGAGCGGAAGACCCAGAAAAACAAAGGTGGTAGCCGCCATCGACCCGGCCCAACGTCCGCCCAGGTAGGCAAATTTGGAGATTGGCTTGGTAAAAATTATTTGATATGTATCTCGCTGGAAATCCCGCAGGATCGATGTGCCGAAGATGGCCGCAATGACAATGGCGCCGAAGAAGCAGAACTGGAAATCATAGAGCTGAGTCGCGTAAGGGCCATTGAGCAATATCTTGCCCGCGCCGAGTGGACTAAAGTCGGTGGCTGCAACGCAAAGAAAGGTGAGCAGAATCCACAGCGCCATATAGCAATAAGTGGAGATGCTCTTGAACCTCAGCTTGAGTTCAAATAGGAAAAACTCCAGAAACATAAGCCTGTTCTCCTGCCAATCGACTTATTGCACGCGCGGGGTGTTCAGGGTGAGGAAATACACGTCCTCAAGCTCAGGATCTACCTGGCGGAAGCCATCTCCTGGCGCGCTTTCCGAATAAATGCGCAATTCGTGCGCACCGCCAAGAAGCTTAGTCGAAACCACATTGAATTGGGCGGAAACGGCAGCAAACTCTTCCTCGGTCTTGACTACGATGCTCCAGATCGAGTTTTGCAGGCGTTCGAGCGCTTCTTCGGGAACCCCCTCCAGCACGACTTCGCCATTGCTGATAATTGCCATGCGTGGGCAGAGTTCGCGCACATCGTCGACGATGTGGGTGGAAAGAATCACGATCACGTCGCGCGCCAGCGAACTCAGTAGATTGAGGAAGCGATTACGCTCCGCCGGATCGAGCCCGGCAGTTGGTTCATCCACGATAATCAACTTGGGATTAGCCAGCAATGCCTGCGCAATGCCAAACCGCTGTTTCATCCCACCGGAATAGGTGCTCAGTGCCTTCTTGCGCACGTCCCATAGATTGGTCTGGCGAAGCAGCGCGTCAACAATTTCTTTCCGCTCGCTCGATTTGCTGATGCCTTTCATCACCGCTAGATGGTGCAACATATCCAGCGCCGAGATACGCGGATATACCCCAAATTCCTGAGGAAGATAGCCTAGCTGACGGCGGACAGCGTCCTTGTTGGCCACGACATCCATCCCATTGAGCAGAATCTGGCCGGAATCCGGATCCTGCAGCGTGGCGATGGTGCGCATCAACGTCGACTTCCCTGCCCCATTCGGGCCTAGCAATCCGAACATGTTGTTGCCAATGCTCAAGCTCAGGTTGTTGAGCGCCTGAACGCCGTTAGGATAGCGCTTGGATATTCCGCGAATTTCAAGAGACAAGGAGTTTCTCCTTATGCAGGGATTGTCTCGTTACGAGAGGGAAACTGCGCGTGATTGCAATACTAACGAAGGATCGACGTATTTTGTTCCGATTCGGAAGCGTTTTTTCGGAAAGTCCAAATCCGGCTG is drawn from Acidicapsa acidisoli and contains these coding sequences:
- a CDS encoding DUF3300 domain-containing protein gives rise to the protein MRKQPRRYIAPVLLLILFSSGQGTLLAQQPMPPGQGWPQDDPYGAQYSPDQQPGYGQPPYPQQQPYGQQPPVYAPPRQYGQSPSYPPQSYPDIGGQYQQPAYGGGQPPAQALNTEQLEQLVAPIALYPDTLVAQVLAAATYPAQVVDADHWRQAQGYASPDQIAAGADSQNWDPSLKALTAFPQVLAEMDQNLRWTIALGNAYYNQPQDVLDVVQVMRQRAEAAGNLQSTPQEGVNYDQGYIQLAPVNPQVVYVPAYDPWTVYGQPIQPYRGFSLGGALGSFFGSSFGSGAIRYGLGIAMSAFSHTSFGWLGWGLDWLTHSLLFHNSAYYSHSNTVADWGLPHGGPRAAFNRGAMSARSSNNLYRPQNPVNSGRPGESPHGYRGWNSNNRPNGLSYARPADRYGERLPTQGNYHGNPSQGPGYAHPPMMAYNRVEPPANRIQNYDRPNPGFGYGSGFRSAPGGGYGARPNPVYNPPQQAYRAPASDFQRGKFSDRSSGGFGGRGFDGYSGKQPKSSGFHAFGGGHEPKYSSGGGKSGHGHSEKGGHSGGIFGGHHR
- a CDS encoding ABC transporter ATP-binding protein, with protein sequence MSLEIRGISKRYPNGVQALNNLSLSIGNNMFGLLGPNGAGKSTLMRTIATLQDPDSGQILLNGMDVVANKDAVRRQLGYLPQEFGVYPRISALDMLHHLAVMKGISKSSERKEIVDALLRQTNLWDVRKKALSTYSGGMKQRFGIAQALLANPKLIIVDEPTAGLDPAERNRFLNLLSSLARDVIVILSTHIVDDVRELCPRMAIISNGEVVLEGVPEEALERLQNSIWSIVVKTEEEFAAVSAQFNVVSTKLLGGAHELRIYSESAPGDGFRQVDPELEDVYFLTLNTPRVQ
- a CDS encoding ABC transporter permease/M1 family aminopeptidase; protein product: MFLEFFLFELKLRFKSISTYCYMALWILLTFLCVAATDFSPLGAGKILLNGPYATQLYDFQFCFFGAIVIAAIFGTSILRDFQRDTYQIIFTKPISKFAYLGGRWAGSMAATTFVFLGLPLGEILGGFAPWADHTRIAPVDLAMLAYHYAVIVVPEIFFLGTLFFLVAALTRRVIVVYLQGAALYAIYFIGLIAVQQTRSLNPFWPAVFDPIGLLLAGSVTRYWTVVERNTLWIPIKDMFLWNRGVWGSAGLLALAAVFQLFPMSAEALTARKSRKQKKELQESTAPPAPRFHNLLPRVSTNFDFSTRLRQFASLTRIHFRNIFREIPFWAITLVMIVICMVNGHFAGNRSDADVWPVTYYMLEAVEGGGILFFLIIATMYAGELVWRERDTRFEQIHDALPYPSWIDTLGKLAALGAAELFLLAVVMFCGVLSQTIAGYYNYEFLQYFKELYLVTFPQVVIFALLAFFLQTVVSNKFIAHGIVIGIFLIPPIFERIGFPDRLYLFDDIVFYQYSDMNGYGHFVQPILWSTVYRMAWAVLFGVIASLLARRGAETDLGSRLRTAKRSLPAYAVLLIVPILAIIGSGGWYYYNTHILNPFLTDQDGRKLQADYEKLYKKYERVPIPKVTAVDTQVDIFPEQRRFHATGTYNALNKSGKPISDIYITNGQRSLKSIIFDRPATITLSDAKRGFWIYHLATPLAPGDQIQVRFVCAYENPGFRNNGEEAQFVYNGTFFDAGYFPSLGYDQNRELDNPVRRREEGLGTQEELPDRGDAYGMNTDLFSPDSDFITYHTVVSTSPSQIAISPGYLAREWQQNGRRYFEYSMGSTRIQDFVSYISGNYAVKRDTWNDVKIEVYYLPSHTYDLDKMIGASKAGLDYYTRNYGPYQFGQYRIIEFPRYRGFAQSFPNTVPFSEGIGFIGRLQRPEDIDFTWFVTAHELGHQWWGHQLVGGFEKGSNMMSESLAEYSALRVMEHRYGDAHMRRFLKHELDGYLRGRAGEVRHEPPLVLVQNEPYVWYQKGSMAFYALSDAIGEDKLNLALKEFLDQWKMNGPPYPDTRALVESLRKETPSELQYMVTDLFETITLYDNKAVSAKVQETPDHKYKVTLVVDAKKLRANGEGAETQIPIHDLIEVGVFKGKKDSEEPLHTEKVWITQPRTRYEFIVNEKPTRAAIDPYSKLVDRNPEDNWADVE